The Mycteria americana isolate JAX WOST 10 ecotype Jacksonville Zoo and Gardens chromosome 2, USCA_MyAme_1.0, whole genome shotgun sequence genome contains the following window.
CTGCTTGGTACTAGCAGATTATGAACAACTACGACCATCAGTGAAGTCAATAGTAGTTTTGGGTATCCAATATTTCTCCGGATCAGAAGCTTTTGACTCCTCAGGTCCCATATAAAATCAGTGGGAGCTTTCCTATAGCAATGTCTTCTCCAATGGCATGGAGGTCTGCCTTGCCTTACGGCTGTTGCGCATGCCAGGGATATTATGCAATATATCTCTCAGAAGCAAATTTCCCTTTACAATGttatccaaaacaaaacccccaattGCACATATCTACCCCTTTGGCCTTTTTTACGCACAAATATGCTTGTATTCAAAAACTGACAATGTTGGGGCTTTCCTAATAAGTGTCTTCAAAGAGCACGTTTAAATGCTTTGTCACAGAAATAACCATTCATCAGTTGCAAAAATGCAGAGagacattttattctttctgttgtgAACAAAATCAATTCAGCACAAATTTTGGGGGAGGaagtatgtttttttttccaaatgtatttaaaaaggcTAAAGAACAAAATGTTGGGGAGGCAGCTTTTTTTGGCAgatagtaaaatataaaatatgtgattttaaaaaaaagttggcttaaaaatacacacacacaaataatacaataatataaaaatacagctcAGCCAATGGCCTCTTAAAATTTACCTTTGGCATTACATTTGGCAGCCTAACACAAAAGACCCTTCCTATAAACAGAACTATAAAAAAGAGAAGTTCATAAATTAGGTTGCAAGGGGTTGTAAGATCCTTTTCTCAATTCTCCAAACTCCTTTCCTTCCTGTCCACACACATAAGCATGACCAGTGAGGTATATAGAACGTAACACTGTCAGGCGTATGCACAATAAAAAAGTGCATAAACATAGAATTTCTCCCATTTTCTTGCGAACAGGTCGAAACTGTGTGGTTTgcgtttcccccccccctttggaaataaaaaaaatcattttttattgtgttttttttttcttactttggcAGGATGAAAATGAACCCAGAGGAATATAAATGTCTTATTCCCAGCAGCAATGATCCATTTCCCTTGGCAACATTCATCTGATGCCCCAGATACTACAAGGTCGTTGGGGTTGCTTTACAACGCTCTGGGTAACTTCCCACGGAAACATCATACATCTAGCACCATGTCATAGTGTTGCTCTTTCTTCCGCCTGCCACATTTGGTGATAAGAACCAAGTACAAAGTCAAAAGCATAACCCAGTAACATGCATAGAGTATTGTGCCAATGATGAGAACTGTCTGTTTTGActcagaaaatggcttttttgaTTCCTTGTAGATAGTGAAAATTACGCCACCTAGGAGGATTGTAAACCAAATGGAGACTGGAATGAGTCCTATAAAATTAACTACAATGGTTTTTCTTCCTGACGTGCCCCACCCTGCTTTGTTTATCGTGGCAATTGCAAACATCTTTGCTGGCAGTAAACTTGACATGTACAACACTGAGTAGAGTGACATGAAAACCATGACAACGTTGCCCCTAAGGAAGCTGGCAAAGGAAGACTTTATCAGGCCCACTAACTGAACTGTCAACAAGAAGAGGAGGATGTTCCAGATTTTTCCCCTGTAGAAGAGCTGAATGACTGTGGCgataaggaagaaaggaaagaatccAGTGATTACAGCTTCATAGGTCATCCACAAATGGTGCTTGTGGAACCACATGGCATTATAAAGCCACTCTCTAAAGTACGATTTACTCCAGCGGGTCTGCTGATTCAGCCACCTGAGATACTCTATCGGTGTTTCGGTAAGGCACTTGGATCTAGCTGTGTATTTTGTTGCATAGCCCAGACTTAGCACTCTGTTAGTGAGATGCCTGTCATCTCCGAAGCTGCACTGGGAGCCCATAAATTCTTGATTGTACCAATCTTCCACAAATTCATGGAGTAAAGAGTTTCTGTACATTCCCAGAGGTCCGCTGATGCACTGTACACAGCCGAAATAGGACTGACAGGCTCTTTCTATGTTAAATGCCATCCAGTATCTCACGCTGCTCAGAAAGGAGATCCAGGAATCATATTTGTtcaaaatctgcaaaataaaaaaagttttcattttagaTGAGCTCTTGAGACAGAAAATATACACATTGGGTCAATAAGGAATTTGCAGAGGCTCAAGCACCATTAGCTGAAATACAGGGGGAACCTCACTCCTGTGTGCAACTCATAGCGAATCCAGGAGTTACCTATACAGTCCAGGACACTGACAGGAAGGGCAAGATGAAGCCTTCAAAAGTCTGTTACaccaaaatgttctctttttccttgcaACCTTTCCTATTCTCCACCAAGAAACTTCTTTTCTGGctcattcttcctttcccttcatcCCCAGTTAAGGACCTGCTGGACTCAGCCTCTCCTGAGAGGAGATGGTGGAATCCCAGATATGGCCTCCAGCTTCTCTGCCTCCCTGCACACATCTCTGGGACTCACAGGACTTCTTCCAGCCCTCCTAAAGCTATGCTGGAGCACGAGAAAGGCTGAGCACATGGTCTTTGGCCTGCATTTTTGGTATCAGAAGGCTGGCCCTAGAGGTTTGACCCTGGACTATGTCCCCATATCTGACATTAGGCCCTCTGAGGAGCAACCTGTTCTGATTCATCCCTGCAGTACCCACCCTGTTACGTTGCCCCAAGACATATTGTGATACTCCAGTAGACTCTTGCTTTGGCCCGCATAAAGGTctcagtctttttcttctgtatgccCCAAAGCTCACCTGAAGCTCAGGCCTACACTTAAAATACAACATAGACATAGTCTAGGAGTCTGAACACTCAATGGAGGTATGAGCGTGTGCAGGTGCCCAAGTCCATGTCTTCACATCCAGGTTCTCAGCACACACCTTGTGCTGGGGAATGTGGCAAGGAAGCGTGCAGCAGAGaggctgtgccagctctgcaccaGTATCTTCTCAGTGTGGGCATTTTCAGAGGAATCTATGGCCTTCTACAActagaaagcatttttctgcaactagaaaaaaaatagtcttttgcTCTGATGGCCCTAATTTCTGTCAGGTTTGAAGGCCAAGGGCcagtcttttctctgtttcaatttAATTCCAGAACATTTTAGAAGCAGCATGGCTCAGGGAAAGGCTCAAGCCTGGCTCAAATGTATTTGGTGTACGCTGGAAagtgaactgggaaaaaaaaaagcccagaaccTTCATTCTGCCACCTTTCCTCCGAGAGGACACAAGTCCTTCCCACCTCTCTCTGCAGATGCTTATGAACCTCCACTGTCGTAGCTGAACCCGTACTGTCTCCTTCCAGTTGTACGCACGCATGCCTGGCATCTCGCATGGGTAGGGTGAGTGTGACGCCTGGTTCGTGGTCAGTCCAGAGCCACAAAGATATTCAGGCTTCTGTGGGAATCTTAATTTCTGGAGTTAAGAGCCACATGCCTGAAATACTTCTGACTACTGGGGCGTTCATTAGTAAGTGCTTGCCCATATAGATGGCCCTTTCTCCTCCACCTCACATAAAAGCCCAACTGAGTATGGGAGACTGATCCTAAGGCCAATTGAAATAttcatatgcatttttctttataaattgcaGCAGAAGCAATTGTGTCAAAAGGAATTAACAGCCTTTTGCTGTAGTTGTCAGCCAAACTCAGCAATGCTGAAAATCCTAACAGAAGTGGAGCTGGGCTGACTTGGGGGCTTTCCATTGTCCTGCCTGACAGAGATGCAGAGGAAACCCAACAATACACAGAGTGCATAGTGCACTGCAtttcaaaaaggcttttattcCTAACAATCTTGGCTGCCAGTGGTAACATAATTGaagtgcttggggtgctggccttGGCTTTGGGAGACCTGTTCTCAATTCCCTGCTCCCCTACAGCTTTTCTTTGGTACCCTCAGCAAGCAGTTATACCCAGAGTCTCAAAGATGCGACAACAGTCCTGACGATGCCAGTGCCCCACTTTTCACATAAGTGGGGGAGAATAATACTTGTTTGCTTTCTATGGGTGTTAAAACCATACAGTGCTCACATCCAAGAATAAGAATTTCCATTCGACAGACAGAAGGGTTAAGGTATCAGAACAGCCTCTATAATGGTATCACAGTATATTCAACTCTATTCCAAGCAGAGAAATCTGTTGCAGTGCAAATAGTTGCTGAAACCCCTCCGTTAATCTGAAAATCATCATACTCACCTGCACATCACCTCCAACTCCTCCAACCATTGGATCTTCTTCTAAAACCTTTACCATCTCCACTGATGAGGCTGGATCAAGCATTGTATCTGAATCACAGACCTACAAGTaagacaaaacaagaacaaaaatggGTTAAGGAGTACactagagaagaaaataaaaatcatgcgCGTGATTGTAGTGACTCTAAATGTATATTCTCCTGAATGCAATTAAATCTCACTTTGGAGTCTGCATTGATACTTCTGCTAAAGGCCATTTGTATCAGGCAGCAAGGAGCGGTGCTGAGCGAAACAGAGTGCTTGTTAGGACTGTGCACGTAAACAATCCTCTCTTCTGTATCAGCTCTATTTGCTTTACTGGCACACTGGGCTGGCTTCTTCGATTAAGAGAGACGCTCTCAGAGATGGGGCACTGCAGAGCAAGACAATGTTTGTGGGTGTGTGGCAGATTCCTGCTGAGCCCTGACATACATAGGGTTTCCCTGCATCGGCTGCATGGTTGTAGCACCCTGGTCAAATGTTTCCCACTGCCCTATGAGGGAAGGAGCAAGGAGTCAAATTCCAGACACttgttataaaaaagaaaaagaaaaagtcagctaGGAGTCTGGGAAGAAACCTAATAGTTCTTTCACTCACAGAAGGCTTTAGCAATTCGTGTAAGATATGTATTTTGGATTCCAGAACaaactcatttttaattttagatgcATAGTGTGTTATTAGTAGTGCAGGGATTTGACATTTGATATATAGAAATTATTTGCTATTTTCCTCTAGCATTCTTATAAAAAATATGTAAGGCCAGAAGGAGCGAGTCCCAAAGTGCAGTACTCCATGAGACCAGGGCAGAAATAGCTGACACACACAAGGCGTTTCAGCCGCACAAACACTCCTAGTCAACTAAACACTGTGTACATTAGGAATTGGCTTTCCCCTGGAGAGTAGGAGGAGGGCTCAGACAGGCTGGCCGGTCTGCAAGGCAGCTGGCATTGCTTTCATTTGCTCGGAGGCGAATGACATGGGCTGCAGCCTGTTTAAAACAAGCGGGTGTTTCCTTGTTGCAGCTGCGCTGAAAGCAGTGCCCCCATCATGTGTAAATTCATTTTGCAGACGCCCAGAAACTGGAGGCTGTCCCAGAAACACCCCTCTGGCCGGCTGGATCCTGCCCTACAAATTCTTATACGACTTCCAGTTTATCCGCATGTTGCATTCCTGTGATTTCAGATGGGGATGGTAGGGACAAAAGTTGGTAGCTCTGCATGAATAACCTATTAAGTGAGATTCTGGTGAGGCTTCATATCTGGGTATCCTAATTTTGGTGTCCTTTCATCCAATCTTTCAATTCAGCCTAAGCCCCCTCGCTCCAGGCGAGTGGAAACCTTCATGTCTGGTCTGTGAAGGAGGTGAAGAGTGTTTTGGGGCTCCGTTATGGAGCAGGCTTAAATGGGGAGGTTACCCGGGATAGTTGGGCTGCATAGCTCGGGATGCAGCTGAGTGTCTGCCAACATGCTCCCCTCCATGCTCACTCGGGGGGGGGCCGAGAGGAGAAAACTGATGAAAGGTCTCATATTTCCATCAGGAGAAAAGCCACAAGCATCTCCAGCTCTCGCTAACTTGATGCATCCAGCTCTTCTCAGAGGATTCATCCTGAGGAGCACCTTTGTAACCTGGCCAAGATGTGCCTCCAGCTTTGGTGGAAAGCTGTCATCAGTGACAGCACTCGGTGATAGAAAGGGAGCAAAACAATTCTGCTGAAGAGGGGAAAGGATGCCTACATTTCTATCTGGGACTTCCTGGACAGACCCGTTGCTGAGTGTTTTGCACAGGGAATCTGTAGTTTGCTGAGTACCCAGGGCTCAGGCAGTGATACTCATCCCTTTTCTTGTGACCATGAGTGGCGGGCTAGGatcagccccctccccggcccctctgctttccctccagTGCCTGTCACTTGATGCAGCTGAGCAGCCCCCACCCCGTCGATGCATTTATCTATAGCAGAAAGAGCTGCCCATGAGCAACGTCACTAATATGAGATGAGGAAACCTGAAAACACTGGATTTATTTACAAATTACCAGCATGTGTCCTGGGCATGTCAGCACAGTGGACATGTCTGGGTTTCTGGGGCAAACCTGACAAGCCATCATTTTCCATCTAGATGAGGTTTTTGCAGGTGAAAAGAGGACATGCCCAGACAAAGGCAAACATTTAAGAACCCAAATAAAACACACTGAGGTCTGCCCAGCCAGGGgtggcccagcacagcccaagaGCGAATTTGCCATCTCTCCACATAAGGGCCGAGTGATGTAGAAATTACTGCCTTGGGTCATAGAGTTGCGTGAAAGGGACACTTGACCTTAAGTGAGCTGTTCAGATACTCGTTATAACCAGTGGTGGTTTATCCAGGCTGCTCTGAGAAGTTCAGGCTGTGCTGGACTGTCCACATGGGTACCTCCATCCAGTCAAGATGAATTGCACCCTGGCTGCCCCAACCAGTTCTGCACTGATGATATCTGCCAGTTTAACTCCTCTACCTGATTGCTTGCACCCTCCTAACCTCATCCAGCACAGATATAAGCCTTCACAGCAGTTTCAGATATTTAATGAGACACCATTAATGAGCAACAGCTCGTTATCTGCATTGGTCTGGCTGCTTATGATTGTCTGTCCATAACCTCGAGGTGTCTTTTAAGAACCATGAGGCCCACAGTTTCAGGAGTGGGCAATGGTGCTGACCGGTCCACTTTTTTAAGTGCTTGATCATTGGTGCAGATTGCTCAGCCCTTAAAATGTTGGGCCTGTTTAAAGTAATTTACCGTGGGTACCCCTAAAGAACCATTTGAAATATCTCAACCTTCATTCATTCATAAAACAGAACCACATTTTACCTGCATTGAGTCATGACTGTGTAGTAGCCAGGGCCAACAAGGTACTGCATTTCTAAAATAGATGTGACTGTAGATGTGACTGTGGCATCAATCATTACTGCAGCCTTTGGTGGCTGCTTACAGCAGCATTACAGTCCCTGACACGTTCATCGGGACTTCTGAGCCAGGTCAGGAGCGTTAATTGACT
Protein-coding sequences here:
- the HAS2 gene encoding hyaluronan synthase 2 — its product is MYCERFICILRILGTTLFGVSLLLGITAAYIVGYQFIQTDNYYFSFGLYGAILALHLIIQSLFAFLEHRKMKRSLETPIKLNKTVALCIAAYQEDPDYLRKCLLSVKRLTYPGIKVVMVIDGNSEDDIYMMDIFTEIMGRDKSATYIWSNNFHDKGPGETEESHRESMQHVSQLVLSNKSVCIMQKWGGKREVMYTAFKALGRSVDYVQVCDSDTMLDPASSVEMVKVLEEDPMVGGVGGDVQILNKYDSWISFLSSVRYWMAFNIERACQSYFGCVQCISGPLGMYRNSLLHEFVEDWYNQEFMGSQCSFGDDRHLTNRVLSLGYATKYTARSKCLTETPIEYLRWLNQQTRWSKSYFREWLYNAMWFHKHHLWMTYEAVITGFFPFFLIATVIQLFYRGKIWNILLFLLTVQLVGLIKSSFASFLRGNVVMVFMSLYSVLYMSSLLPAKMFAIATINKAGWGTSGRKTIVVNFIGLIPVSIWFTILLGGVIFTIYKESKKPFSESKQTVLIIGTILYACYWVMLLTLYLVLITKCGRRKKEQHYDMVLDV